The genome window AAAAAAACATTTAAAAGTATGAATATTTTTATTTAATAATTTTTAAGTGTGTTTTAACTTTAATAATTTATTTAATCAATATTAATCAATAAACAAAGAATTAATAATTGATCAAGGGATAAAATGAAAATTGTAATTTTAAGTTCTGGTGAATATGGCTCTAGGATTGTTAATACTATTGCTTCAAAGGGATTTGCACAGTATATTGTAGGAATTTACGAATTTTCAGATGACTTACCTGAGTTTTTAGATGATGTTTCGACTTACATTCCTGAAAATCTTCCAGAAGCTGACTTATTAATATCCGTTGGCCTATTTGGTGATATCAATTTAGTAATTCCGGAAATTATTTCTCAAACTGGTATTAAATCAGTTATCGTACCTATTCATGATCCTAAACAGATTCCAGCTGGACTTCAAAATGAAATAGAAAGTATGGTTAAAAATATCAATAGTGAAGTTAAAATAATATTTCCTAAACCATTTTGTTCCTTAATTCCTAATGGTGATGAATTTATAGATCGATTTGCAGAGCTTTTTGGAAAACCAAAACTTGAAATAGATGCAGATAGTAGAATAAATGGTATAACTGTTATTAGGGGCGCTCCTTGTGGTTCAACATGGTATATAGCTGAAAAACTGGCTGGGCTACCTATTGAAGAGGCTGAATTCGAATCAGGAAATAAATTTCATAATTATCCCTGTCTGGCCTCTATGAACACAGATCCTATGGTGGGAGATACAATTATGCATCTGGCTGGTTATAAAACCAAAGAAGCTGTAAAAAGGGCTTTAGGTTTTACTCTCAAATCTGCTGTTGTGGATAATGAAGTGTGTTTGGGTGGGGAAGACTGTGATTATTTATGTCGTGCTTCTTGTCCTAATGTGAGGGCGGGAGATGAAACCGTTTTTGTTGATAATGATGGAAAAGCTGAAATTGACCCGGCTTCTTGTGGAGTTTGTGAAATTTGCATAAAAGAGTGTCCTTATGGAGTAATAGAGATTTATGAAGAAAAAATTAATATTAAACCAGATTCCATAAAATAAAATTCAAAAATTTGATGGAATTTTAATCGATGAATTTTTATTAATTTATATTTCAATTAAAAAATTATATTTAATTGATACAATTCTTAATATAATCTTAAAATAATTCAGTAACTAATTTAAACATATTAAAATCAGTGTAAAGTGAAACTATGATTGGAAAAGTAATTTTCATCGGTGGAGGTCCTGGAGACCCGGAACTACTTACTGTCAAGGCTTATAAAGTTATTGAGAACGCAGAAATTATAATATATGCTGGTTCTTTAGTAAATAAAGATATTTTAAGCTGTGCTCGAGAAGATGCAACTATTCATAATAGTGCTTCTTTAAATCTAAATGAAATTATTGATTTAATGGAAAGCGGGGTTTTAGAAGGTAAAACTGTGGCCAGGGTCCATACGGGCGATCCTGCTATTTATGGTGCTATTGGGGAGCAAATTCGAGAACTGGATAAAAAAGGTATTGAATATGATATAATTCCTGGAGTAAGTTCTCTTTTTGCAACAGCAGCTGCTTTAAGATCTGAATTAACCCTTCCTGAAATTTCACAGACTGTGATTATCACTCGACCTGAAGGTAGAACTCCTAAACCCTCAAAAGAATCAATATCTAGTCTGGCCAGTCATCAGGCGACTATGTGCATATTTTTAGGCGTGCATATGATAAAAAATGTGGTAGAAGATCTTTTGAGTCATTATCCTTTGGATACTCCAGTGGGTGTTGTTCAGAAAGCTTCCTGGCCAGAAGAAATAGTTGTTAGAGGTACTCTGGAAAATATTTCTAAAAAAGTACTTGATGCGGGAATTAAAAAAACAGCTATGATTGTGGTGGGTCCGGTTTTAGATCCAGGAGACTTCAAAGCATCTAAATTGTATGATGCTACATTTAAGCATGAATATAGGGACTCTGAATGTTAAAATGAATTAGATAAATTTATTCAATATTATTTACTTCAAATTATTTAATTATTTTTTTTTAAATATCTGATATTTGTTTATTATTTTACACTAATCTAAAAAACAATCACCTTGAGATGCTCCATTTTCCCACAGTTTCTAAACTTCCGAGCAAGGTCTTTTATTCGCAAAGCATCGCCTTCTAAAATGAATATTTCAAGACAATTTCCCTCTTTTAAATGACTGTGTATTTGAGTATTTATGATGTCTTCATAGTTGTGTTTAACCTCAGTTACTTTATCTTCAACTTTTTGACTATGTATTAAAAAAATTACAGCATTCACATTTCCTGAGATATTTTTGCTTTGTCGGTTATCATCAATTAATATTCTAGCAGCGGCTCTAATAACATCGGATCTGCCAGAAAATCCCATATCTTCTTTTAGAGAGTCTAATTCTCCTAAAAGTTTTTCATTTAGGGATATGCTTATTATGGTCATAACATTAATTTTTTTAATAACTATTTATAAATGTTTTCATAAATTTTATTAAGATTAATTTTAAATATTAATAAATATTATATATTAAATTAAGAAAAATTAATAAATCAAAATTAATAAATTTATTATCTTAACTTTCAAGGTCTTAAACAATCATTAGACCAGGTTAGAGTTAGGGGTTAATTAAAATTTTAGATATCATTATAAAGTTATTGAAGTTAAAAAAATATTATAAATTGACTCTAATCTCAATAAAATAAAAAGAGGAATCACATGGAAAAAGACTTTAAGATTCTTTTTATGGTAGTTTTAATAATTTTGACTGTTTCCGGAACACTAATTTATTTTTCTAATTATCATGATTTCTTGAATTATAATAATGCTTCAAATGTATCTAATAGTAAAATAGTTGTCGCAGCATCTGTTTTACCTCAAAAAGAATTCATTGAAAAAGTGGGTGGGGATAAAGTCCAGGTAATCATTATGGTTCCTCCCGGAGCGGATCCACATACCTATGAACCAAAAGCCAGCCAAATGGAGCAGATTGCTAATGCTCAAATCTATGTTCAGGTAGGGTCGGGAATTGACTTTGAAATGACTTGGATTGATAAAATCAAATCTCTTAATCGTAATATGATTGTAATAAATGATTCTAAGGGGATTACTTTTATTCCAAGTATTGAAAATACTTCAAATACTGAAAAAAATGGAGAAAACTTTTCTAGTACGGGAATAATTGAATCTGATCCTCATGTCTGGGTTTCGCCAAAAAATGCCCAAATAATGGTTGAAAATATTTATCAAGGTCTGGTAAAAATTGACCCACAAAATAAGGAGTATTATTTAATTAATAAAGAAAACTATTTGAAAGAACTAAGACAACTGGATAAAAACATTACTCGTGAGCTTTCTAATCAAAAAGGGTCTAAAATATTGGTTTATCATCCTTCATGGGGATATTTTTGCCAGGATTATGGAATGACCCAAATAGCTATTGAGAAGGAAGGAAAAGATCCAACACCTAAAGAAATGATGAATATTATTAACTTATCCAAAAAAGACAATATTACGGCAATATTTGTTTCGCCTCAGTATAATACGAGAAGTTCAGAGGTTATAGCTTCTGAAATAGGGGCTAAACTTATTTTTGTAGATGAACTTGCACCAGACTATGTCGTTAATATGAGAAAAATTGTCAAGGCCTTCGAAAATGGGTGAAATAATAAATTCTATTTAAACTGAGCTTAAATTGGATTAATCAATGAATCTTTATAAAATAAATTATTAGATTGTGATGTTGGTGATTTAATGTCTTTTAATGTGGTTTCAATTAAAAATATGAGTTATAAAATTAGGGATAACTATATTCTTGAAGATATAACTCTTTCTATAAAAAATAATGATTTTTTAGCAATAATTGGTCCTAATGGCGGCGGAAAAAGCACATTGCTAAAAATTATAATGGGATTATTAAAACCCGAGAAGGGCACCGTGTCGGTTTTTAATACCTCTCCTGAAGAAGCAAGAGGTAAAATCGGATATTTGCCTCAAATAACTCATTTGGAATCTGATTTTCCTATTAATGTATTTGATACGGTCATGATGGGTAGATATAATGGAATTTTTAAGGATTACACTAATAAAGACGAAAAATATGTCATGGAATCTCTAGAAGCAGTTAAAATGGCCGATTTTAAGGATAAACAAATTGGAAATTTATCTGGAGGTGAGATGCAGCGTGTTCTAATTGCAAGAGCTTTATCTAGAAGGCCTAAATTATTATTACTTGATGAGCCAACTGCTAGTATTGATCCGGAAATGCAAAGCCTGTTTTATGAACTTTTAAAGAAAATTAGGAAAGAAATGGCAGTTGTTTTAGTTTCTCATGATGTAGGTGTGGTTTCATCTTATGTAGAAAGCATTGCTTGTTTGAATGGTCGACTATTTTCGCATGGCCCTGTTGAAACTGCAGCTAAAGGTATAAAAGAAGCATATAACTTTAAATTGGATTTGTTAACTCATGGAACACCTAGAAGGATATTAAAAGAACACTAACTTCATTAATATATTTGAACAATTTTTAGGAGCGATTTAATGCTTGATTTTCTTCAATATCAATTCATGCAAAATGCAATTATTTCTGCTATTTTAGTCAGTGTAGCATGTGGCCTGGTGGGAACTTATGTAGTTCTCAAAAAAATAGTTTCTATAAGTGGTGGAATATCACACGCGGCATTTGGTGGAATTGGATTGGGATATTTTCTGGGAATTAATCCCGTATTAAGTGCCATACCATTTAGTATTTTATCGGCTGTTTTTATGGGTGAGATAAGCAAAAAAGTTGATATTAGTGAAGATACTGCTATAGGAATATTATGGTCTGTGGGAATGGCCATTGGTATAATATTTATTAATTTAACTCCAGGATATGCTCCAGATTTGTTTAGTTACCTTTTTGGAAGTATTTTAACAGTTCCTAGTTCTGATTTAATTATAATGTTGGTTTTAGATGTAATTATTTTATTAACCGTAATTTTATTTAGAAGAGAATTTGCAGCCATATCCTTTGATGAAGAGTTCGCAGAAGCATTAGGAATCCGTGCTAATCTTTTTTACATACTTTTACTGGCTATGGTGGCTTTGAGTGTTGTTGTTTTGATTAAAGTGGTGGGTGTGATATTAATAATAGCTCTTTTAACGATTCCATCTGCTATTGCCCGACAGTTTACTTACAATCTTCCAAAATTAATGTTATTATCTATTTTCTTAGGTATGATTCTTACCATGTCGGGCCTGATGTTATCATATATTTATGATATTTCCTCAGGAGCAACCATAGTATTAGTGTTAGGAATGGCCTTTGCGGTGGTATCAATTGCACGAAGATACTTGTATTAAATTATAATTAAAATTTGGGTTAATTTTTATTTATAGATTTATTATAATAGCGGATTAATTACTAATTTTGACTGGATTCTATTTTTTATCAGTATTTATTAATTGAAATATTAAAATAAATTTAAATAAGAATTCTTAATTTATAAGTATAAGTTTTAATAATAAAATTTATTAGTGAACTAAAAAAAATCATGATACCATCATGTTAAAATATCATATAATTTCAAAATTTAGAATTTTATAAGTATTAATAAATAATTTCAGGCATTTCAAAGAAGATATTATATTCAAAATGAGGGATTTAGTATGGAATGCGGTTCAGATCTTAGAGATACACTTAAATCAGCTTTAGGTGATTATTTAAGTATAACCCTTATCACGGGTAAAACATATTATGGTGAAGTTAAAACTGTAGAAACAGATTATGTACTTATAGAGCTAAGATTACGTGGAGGCAAGAATAAAACTTCGGTTATATTGCCATTTGCACACATAGTTACTATAACCATTTAAATGAAAAATTAAGTGTTTTTTAAAAGAAATATTATACTAAATTAAATTTATATCTTAAATATATTATAAAAATTTTTTTTTAATTTTATTATTAATTTAATAAAAATAAATTAAATTTTTAGTTAATATCATTCTATTTTTTTAAAATAATTTTATTTCAAAAATTTAGTTCATAATAGTTTGCAATCTATCTATAAAACTAAATCTTTTTTATACCGTCTGGTGTTCCCACAAAAACTTGATCAACAACTCCAGAGAAAATTCCGTTTTCAACAACGCCTGGAATGGAATTTAATTCAATTTCAAGTTCTTCTGGATCATTTAAAATCCCGAATTCAGCATCTATGACAAAATTTCCATTGTCAGTTATAACTGGACCATCTTTTCGCTCAGCCATTCTTATTGAAGTAGCCACTCCCATATCTTCTAAAATTTGAGAAACGACTCTAGCGGCAGTAGGAATAACTTCTAATGGTACTGGGAATTTTCCAAGGGTTTCGACCATTTTAGAATCATCTACAATAACAATAAATCGATCTGCAGAGTAATCGATAATTTTTTCTAGTGTGTGAGCCGCACCTCCTCCTTTAATGAGATTTAAAGCAGGATCTACTTCATCAGCACCATCTACAGCGAGGTCTATATCGTGTTCTTCTAGAGTGGTTACTGGTATATTGCAGTCGTTGGCCAGGAAAAAAGACTGATAAGATGTGGGTATTCCCATAATGTCCAAATCTTCTTCTTTTATTCTCATTCCTAGTTTTTCTATAAAATAATGAGTGGTTGATCCAGTTCCTAAACCAACGACCTGCCCATCTAAAACTTCTTTAGCTGCCTCATAACCGGTATTTTTTTTTAAATTCATTTTAAATCTCCTTATTTAAAAAATTTGAGCAAATATTTGAATTAATAAATAAATTACAATAATATGTGGAATGAATGTAAGATTTCAATATATTAATTTGTCTTTAATGAGCTAGTTAATTAACTTAAATTAATAATAAAAAATTTAGTATTTCAAAATGACCCGATTAAGATCATACCCCTTAGCACATTTTTTGGAAGGTTTTCCTAGTGTCTTAACAATTTTACATTTGTCATCTTCATATAATCCTTCTGGGAAACACATATCATGCATTTCACATTCTTCTTCACAATTAGGATGTTTTATTGAGATCATAGATCCTTCAAAAGCTCTTTTTGAATCAACTAGAGCTTTTATATTGGCCTTTTCAACTTCTATAACTTTTACTTTATGGCCTTCGTGTAGATTACATTTCTGTTCAGAATCTTTGATATTTTTGATAATATACATTCTTCCTTCTTCTAGAGAATCAACACAAGTACCTTTAAAACGGCATTCATCGCATTCTGGAGCAGATCCACAATGCATAAATATTAATCCTTTTTTTGCAAGTTTTTTTCCAATGAGGGTTATCAATTAAATCACTTCCGTTTTAATGGCCAGCTTTTCTGCTGCTTCTCTGGTAAGACCACGATCTCCCAGAATTGTGTATCTTTCTTTTCGAATACTATGTGCCATAGTAAGGGCTTCAATAATATATTCTGCGTCTATACCTAGCTCTTCTGCAGTAGTGGGTGCGTGCATTCTTTTTAGAGCATCCCTAATAAACT of Methanobacteriales archaeon HGW-Methanobacteriales-1 contains these proteins:
- a CDS encoding thymidylate synthase, which translates into the protein MKIVILSSGEYGSRIVNTIASKGFAQYIVGIYEFSDDLPEFLDDVSTYIPENLPEADLLISVGLFGDINLVIPEIISQTGIKSVIVPIHDPKQIPAGLQNEIESMVKNINSEVKIIFPKPFCSLIPNGDEFIDRFAELFGKPKLEIDADSRINGITVIRGAPCGSTWYIAEKLAGLPIEEAEFESGNKFHNYPCLASMNTDPMVGDTIMHLAGYKTKEAVKRALGFTLKSAVVDNEVCLGGEDCDYLCRASCPNVRAGDETVFVDNDGKAEIDPASCGVCEICIKECPYGVIEIYEEKINIKPDSIK
- the cobM gene encoding precorrin-4 C(11)-methyltransferase yields the protein MIGKVIFIGGGPGDPELLTVKAYKVIENAEIIIYAGSLVNKDILSCAREDATIHNSASLNLNEIIDLMESGVLEGKTVARVHTGDPAIYGAIGEQIRELDKKGIEYDIIPGVSSLFATAAALRSELTLPEISQTVIITRPEGRTPKPSKESISSLASHQATMCIFLGVHMIKNVVEDLLSHYPLDTPVGVVQKASWPEEIVVRGTLENISKKVLDAGIKKTAMIVVGPVLDPGDFKASKLYDATFKHEYRDSEC
- a CDS encoding nickel-responsive regulator 1, with product MTIISISLNEKLLGELDSLKEDMGFSGRSDVIRAAARILIDDNRQSKNISGNVNAVIFLIHSQKVEDKVTEVKHNYEDIINTQIHSHLKEGNCLEIFILEGDALRIKDLARKFRNCGKMEHLKVIVF
- a CDS encoding zinc ABC transporter substrate-binding protein, which codes for MEKDFKILFMVVLIILTVSGTLIYFSNYHDFLNYNNASNVSNSKIVVAASVLPQKEFIEKVGGDKVQVIIMVPPGADPHTYEPKASQMEQIANAQIYVQVGSGIDFEMTWIDKIKSLNRNMIVINDSKGITFIPSIENTSNTEKNGENFSSTGIIESDPHVWVSPKNAQIMVENIYQGLVKIDPQNKEYYLINKENYLKELRQLDKNITRELSNQKGSKILVYHPSWGYFCQDYGMTQIAIEKEGKDPTPKEMMNIINLSKKDNITAIFVSPQYNTRSSEVIASEIGAKLIFVDELAPDYVVNMRKIVKAFENG
- a CDS encoding ABC transporter, translating into MSFNVVSIKNMSYKIRDNYILEDITLSIKNNDFLAIIGPNGGGKSTLLKIIMGLLKPEKGTVSVFNTSPEEARGKIGYLPQITHLESDFPINVFDTVMMGRYNGIFKDYTNKDEKYVMESLEAVKMADFKDKQIGNLSGGEMQRVLIARALSRRPKLLLLDEPTASIDPEMQSLFYELLKKIRKEMAVVLVSHDVGVVSSYVESIACLNGRLFSHGPVETAAKGIKEAYNFKLDLLTHGTPRRILKEH
- a CDS encoding ribose 5-phosphate isomerase A → MNLKKNTGYEAAKEVLDGQVVGLGTGSTTHYFIEKLGMRIKEEDLDIMGIPTSYQSFFLANDCNIPVTTLEEHDIDLAVDGADEVDPALNLIKGGGAAHTLEKIIDYSADRFIVIVDDSKMVETLGKFPVPLEVIPTAARVVSQILEDMGVATSIRMAERKDGPVITDNGNFVIDAEFGILNDPEELEIELNSIPGVVENGIFSGVVDQVFVGTPDGIKKI